One genomic segment of Amycolatopsis sp. Hca4 includes these proteins:
- the msrB gene encoding peptide-methionine (R)-S-oxide reductase MsrB, with translation MPQQAKFHKNPEAVSRLDPEQYRVTQQDGTERPFANAYWDNHEPGIYVDVVSGEPLFASVDKYDSRSGWPSFTKPIVKSNVVEREDFSHGMIRAEVRSLHGDSHLGHVFNDGPLDKGGMRYCINSASLRFIHLDDLEDAGYGDYRTLFTSSR, from the coding sequence GTGCCTCAGCAGGCCAAGTTCCACAAGAATCCGGAAGCCGTGTCGCGGCTGGATCCGGAACAGTACCGCGTGACCCAGCAGGACGGCACCGAGCGTCCGTTCGCGAACGCGTACTGGGACAACCACGAGCCGGGCATCTACGTCGACGTCGTCTCCGGCGAGCCGCTGTTCGCCTCGGTCGACAAGTACGACAGCCGGTCCGGGTGGCCCAGCTTCACCAAGCCGATCGTCAAGTCGAACGTCGTCGAGCGGGAAGACTTCAGCCACGGCATGATCCGGGCCGAGGTCCGCTCGCTGCACGGGGACAGCCACCTCGGCCACGTGTTCAACGACGGCCCGCTCGACAAGGGCGGCATGCGCTACTGCATCAACTCCGCGTCGTTGCGGTTCATCCACCTCGACGACCTGGAAGACGCGGGCTACGGCGACTACCGCACCCTGTTCACCAGCAG